In a single window of the Desertifilum tharense IPPAS B-1220 genome:
- a CDS encoding ATP-binding cassette domain-containing protein: protein MASQSVRVSTSTTYPLLEVQNLGRQIESRWIWRNFTFAVQPGERLAVTGPSGSGKSLLLRAIATLDPIQAGEIAFCSKPLSQWSVPEYRTQVIYLHQRPALWEGTVEFNLQRVFTLKSHRHKTYSREMILHYLDKLGRSSQFLQQPSSSLSGGESQIVAFLRALQLSPQIFLLDEPTASLDAETVRQFELLVQTWQAEDTNRAYLWTSHDPSQLERITDRAITISG from the coding sequence ATGGCGAGCCAGTCAGTCAGGGTCTCTACCTCTACGACTTATCCCTTGCTTGAGGTGCAAAACCTCGGTCGCCAAATAGAAAGCCGCTGGATTTGGCGAAACTTCACGTTTGCAGTACAACCGGGAGAACGTTTAGCTGTCACTGGGCCATCGGGTTCTGGTAAAAGTTTACTCCTGAGAGCGATCGCCACCTTAGACCCTATTCAAGCGGGCGAGATTGCCTTTTGCTCTAAACCCCTCAGCCAGTGGTCTGTTCCAGAGTATCGCACGCAGGTTATTTATCTGCATCAACGTCCGGCTTTATGGGAAGGGACGGTAGAATTCAATTTACAGCGGGTTTTTACCCTTAAAAGTCATCGCCACAAGACTTACAGCCGCGAGATGATTCTGCATTATCTAGATAAACTTGGTCGCAGTTCCCAATTTTTGCAACAGCCTAGCAGTTCCCTATCGGGCGGCGAGTCCCAAATTGTGGCGTTTTTACGAGCCTTGCAACTGAGTCCCCAAATCTTTTTACTCGATGAACCTACGGCGTCTTTAGATGCGGAAACGGTGCGTCAATTTGAGTTATTGGTGCAAACCTGGCAAGCTGAAGATACGAACCGCGCTTATTTGTGGACGAGTCACGATCCGTCGCAACTCGAACGCATTACCGATCGCGCTATTACGATCTCAGGATAG